Within Sorangiineae bacterium MSr11367, the genomic segment TGCCTCGTGACCCGGCGTGTCCAAGAAGACGATGGGACCGTGCTTCGTACTCGCACGGTACGCACCGATGTGCTGCGTGATGCCGCCCGCCTCACCGGTCGCCACGCTGGCCGAACGGATCTTGTCGAGGAGGCTCGTCTTGCCGTGGTCGACGTGACCCATGACGGTGACGACCGGCGGACGCGTGATGAGGTTCGTGTCGGTGCTTTTGTCGGGCGTATCGGCGGCAACCGCCTCTTCGCCTCGAGCGGCCGCGATGCTTTCCTCTTCACTCTTCGCGAGGTCCTCGACCTCCCAGCCGAACTCGGAGGCAAGGATCTTCGCGGTGTCGGCATCGAGCGTCGTGTTGATGTGCACGCCCGTCATGCCCATCGAGAGAAGCTTCATCAGAAGCTCCGTCGACTTGAGCGACATCTTGCCGGCCATCGATTGGAGCGTGATGTTCTCCTCGATGCGGATGACCTTCTTGTGCTCGCTCATCTCCTTGGTGGAGACGGTGGCCGGCGGGCGCTTCTGCATGTGCTGGCCGGGTCGACCGCCGAAGCGCTGACCAGGACCACCACCGCCGGGACGCATGCCAGGACGGCCGCCTTGCGGGCCGCCGGGACGCATGCCGGGACGACCTTGCGCCTGGCCTGCGCTCGCACGCGGGTTGTACTCGGTGCGGCGCGCCATCGAGCCGGCTTGACCGCCGCCGATGGCACTTCGCGGAGCACTCGCCGGTGTGGGCATCGGCACGCCCGGACGCCCCGTCCAGTACTCCACACCGGTCTTCGGCGTCGCAGGACGCGGAGGCGGCGGCGGGGGTGCCGGAGGCGGCGGGGGCGGCGCCACTTCCACCACCGGGGCAGGCGGCGGCGGCGGCTCCTCCACCACGGGCGGAGGCGGCGGCGCCGCTTCCACCACGGGGGCGGAGGCCCCAGGCGCGGCTTGGGCGGCCGCTCCTGAAGGTTCGCTCTTGACGATGATCTGGGGTGACGAAACCCGCTCGGGCGCGACCGGGACCGGCGTCGGCACGGGGGGAGCTGTCACCGCATGAGACGATTCGCGCGGGGCCGGTATGACCGGGGGCGGGGCTTGCACGACCGGTTCCTCCGTCGTCGTGGGAATTTCATGAACCGAAACGGGCGCGGGAACGGCAGCCGCGACCGTGTTATCGACATCGTCGGTCGGCTCGACATGGGGCGAGCTGACACGGGCCGGCGGAACGGGCGTCGAAATCGCCGGCGTGGAGACGGGGGGCGGCGGCGCCGCGACGGGCGTCTCCAGGCTCTCGAGCGAATGCACGCTCGCCCGCTCCGGGGGAATCTGTGAGGACACGTCGCGCGTGCTCCGCCGATCCTCGGCGGCCACGTTGCGACTGGAGAGCCGGTCGGCACTGGGACGATCCGCCCGCAGCGCAGACGCTGCTGCAGCGAGACCCCCACCGTCGACGTGCCCGTTGTGATCCGTATCGAGAAGCGACACGTCGGTGCGGCTGCTCGCGGGCGCGGGCGGCACGTGCGACGACGACGGCAACCGCGACAACGACGGACGCGACTCCGCGGGCGCCGGGGCACCCGGCTTGGCCACCGCGCGGCGCTTGACCACGGTCGGGCGAATTCGCTCCTCCACGACGTCGTGGGTCTTCTGCTTCTCGAGGTGACGCTTCACGCGCTCCACGGCTTCCGGCTCGACAGAGCTCATGTGATTGCGCACCTCGTTGATGCCAACGGCCTGAAACAGTGCCACGACCGCCTTCGGATCGAGGTTGAGCTGCTTGGCTACTTCGTACACGCGCACTTTGCTCATCGACCCTCGCTTACCGCAGCGGACACACGTCCGAGGCCTGCGACCGCCCGGTGTTCGGACTCGTCATCCGAAAACCTGCATGCATCACCCTGTGCAAACACCGCCTGCAGCTCCGAGGCGATGCTGGCGCTCGTTACCGCAACGAGTGCCACTTCATCTCGACCGAGGAGGCGTCCCACCCCTTCTTTCGTGCCCCAGGCAATCGCGCGTCCTCCCGCAATCGCTTCGGCAATCGGACGCCGCGACACCACGGTCTTCGTATCGCGCGCGACGACGATCACTACGTCCTTTCTCTGTTCGAGTAGCTCACACACCGCGTCGGCCCCGAGCACGAGATAGCCCGAACGGCGCGCCGCCAAAAGAAGTCCTTCGAGCCGGCGGTCCGAGCCCGCCGCAATCTCCGACCCGATATCGGCAGCGTTCGCCACGACCCGGGTCTTGAAGCTGCGCGAGAGCCCCCCTTTGCAGGCCTTCTCGAGACAGCTCCGGCGCGCATGCACGTAGGCCCCGCGCCCAAACGACGAATTGCCCACGTCCACGAGAACCCGGCTGGTGTCGGCCCCAGCCTCCGCTTTGGGGGCCGCACCAGGGTGGTCCTCCACCAAAACGAGGCGCACGAAGGCCGCCGGAGAGTCTTTCTCTCCGCAGCCGACACACGTACGACCGTGCGCCTTTCCGTGTCCTCGTTGTTGGGGGTTCGCTTTACTCATGAAGATCGTTGGTCTCTCCATCCATCCTAAAGGGTTGCCTTGGAAGCCGGTGCCACAACCGTCTTCGAATCTTGTGCGGCCTTGACGGCCTCTTTACGGGCGGAATCGATCACCTTCCACTCGTTCTGGAGGAACTGTTCGGCGCCCTGCTTGATGACCCGGGCCTTCTTGATGCCGAGGCCGGTCTTGATAGCCAGCTTGTCCTCATCCTCTTTGTTCACGTCTTCGACGCTGCGGTAACCCGCCTCCTCGAGGAGTTGCGAGGTGCGCTCGCCCACCCCGCGGACGAACAAGAAGCGTTCACGTTCGCTGAGCGGCTCCGTCCGGCTGAGCGCCGCGGAGATGCGGCCCTGGCGCAGACGCTCCATGGTCGACTCGGCCGCCTCGCGCATCCGCGCCGCACCTTCTTCACCGCCGAGGCCCGGAATGGCCGCGAGCTCCTGCTCCGTGGCCTCGGCCAGCTCCTCGAGGGCGCGGAAGCCGAGTCGGTACATGCTGCGGGCGACGGGCTCCGTCACCATGTCGAGCTGCTGGAGGGCGCTGATGGCTTCTTCTTCCATCTGCTTGAACTTGGACTCGCTGATGATGTCCAAGCGCCACCCGGTCAAGTGGTGCGCGAGGCGCACGTTCTGACCCTTGCGGCCGATGGCCAAGGACAGCTTCTCGTCGGGAACCACGAGCTCCATGCGCCCGTCGGCTTCGTCGACGATGACCTTGTTGACCTCCGCCGGCTGAATCGCCGCGCACACGAAGCGCGCCGGATCCCGGTCGTAGGGCACGATGTCGATCTTCTCGCCGCGCAGCTCCTGCACGACGGCCTGCACGCGCGAGCCCTTCATGCCGACACACGCGCCCACCGGATCGACGTCCGCATCGCGGCTGGTGACCGCAATCTTCGAACGCGCGCCCGGCTCGCGTGCACACGCCACGATGCGCACGATGCCTTCGTAGATCTCGGGGACCTCGGCTTCGAACAGCTTCTCGACCAACTTCGGATCGCTGCGCGAAAGAATGACCTGCGGGCCACGCGCCTCGCGATCGATGTCTTTCACGTAGGCGACGATGCGGTCGCCGGGGCGGTACGTCTCGCGCGGGGTCTGCTCGCGGAACGGCAGGATGCCCTCCGTGCGACCCAAGTCGACGATGATGTTGTTGCCCTTCTCGAAGCGCCGGACGACGCCCTTGATGAGCTCACCCTTCCGATCTTTGTACTCGTTGAAAATGAGGTCGCGCTCTTCGTCGCGAACGCGCTGGATGAGAACCTGCTTGGCCGTCTGCGCCGCGATGCGGCCGAAGGCGGTGCGGGCCTGCTTCACGTTGAGCAGGTCGCCGAATTCTTTGTCCTGCTCCGCCGCCTTCTTCGCGTCGGAGGGGTGCCAGAAGATCTGAAAGCCGAGTTCTTCCCCGAGCTCCGCCTCGAGGCCCAGGCGCTGCGCGTCTTCGACCGCGATCTCACGGTCTTCGTCGGCCACGTCCTCGACCACCGTCATGTACTGAAAAAGGTCGACCTGGCCGCTGTCTTCGTTGAAGCGAGCCTCGAGCTCGCGCGTGGGGCCGAACGCGCTCTGCGCGGCCTTGAGGATGGCTTCTTCCACCGTCTTGATGAGGCGGGTCTTATCGATGCCCTTGTCCTTCGCGACCATGTCGATGGCCTGAAGGAGGTTCAAATCGGGCTGCGCTGGGTTTTGCTGGTTGAGTGCCATCTTGTTCTCACCGGGAAGGATGCTTGGCAGGTTTTCCGGGCTTTTTGGTAGCGCCGCGCTTGTTCGCGGAGCTGGCGGAGCCGGGCTTCGGTGCCGGACCAAATTCGAAAACCAGCCGCGCGGCAGCGATGTTTTCGAGTGAAACTTCGTAGGTGCGGGATCCGTCTTCGACCGGGATCACGCCTTCTTTGGGCTCCCCCAGAATGCCCGTGATGACCTTCTGTCCTTCCGGGGTCGCAGATTTTAGCTTCAGACGCGCTTTCTCTCCCGCAAACCGGGCGAAGTCGCGTTCGTCACGGAGCGGCCGCTCCACGCCAGGGGAACTGACCTCGAGATTGTAACGATGCGGAATCGGATCGGCCACATCGAGAGCGGGGCTCAAATCCCGCGCGATATGGGCACAAAGCTCGAGATTGACCGCCGCGTCGCGCGTGCTGGCATGACTTTCGGCGCTTCCGAGTTTTTCGACGTAGACCCGAAGGACCCACCCCGCTTGCTCCGTTTTCAGCTCGATATCCACCAGCTCCGCACCGTGTGCGGACACGATCGGCAAAATGACGGCTTTAAGCCGCTCTCGGTCGTAGGAAGGTGTGGTGTTCGTGTTCGAGTCCATGCGAAAAAAAACGCGGTGCCCCGGGTTTGGGGTCCGCGCGTGGAAAACCACCAACTGAGGCGCGCGGAAGATAGCGCCCTGAGGGCGCTCATGCAAGAGCGACACGCGTGCCCATGCCCACAGCGTTAAAAGTGGGCCCGCCCCCCTGGACGGAAGCACACTGTGTTCCTGATATACTAGGGGTTAACCGCCCGATCTGCCGACCGCTATGGAAAATTCCTCAGACGACCGCTCCTCCTCCCCCGTCGTGGGTACCCCGCCCGGCGGCACCCCGGCCGCCGCCAACCGGACAACCCGTCACCGGGCGCAAAACGCGCGCGGACGCATCCTGATCGTCGACGACGAGGCCAACGCCCGCGCCGCGCTCAGCGAAATCCTCCACGAGGAAGGGTACGCCACGGAAACCGCGGCCGACGGCTTCAAGGCCCTGGGCAAGCTGGAAGAGTTTTCGCCCGACGTCATCCTGACCGACCTGAAGATGCCCGGGCTCGATGGCATCACCTTCATGGATAAGGCCCGCGCCGCGGCGCCTGGGGCCGTGTTCGTGGTGATGACCGCCTTCGGCACCATCTCCAGCGCGGTCGCGGCCGTCAAAAAGGGCGCGGACAACTACCTGACGAAGCCGCTCGAGTTCGAGTCGCTCAGCGCGATCGTCGAGCGCGCGATGGAAAAAGCGCGGCTGCTGCAGGAGGCGCGGCAACTCCGCGACCGTCTGCGCGAGCGCAATGCCTTCGGCCTCATCGTCAGCGATGACCCGAAAATGCACGAAATCCTCGAGCTCGTGGCCCAAGTGGGGCCGAGCCGGGCGAGCGTGCTCATCATGGGTGAGAGCGGCACCGGCAAGGAGCTCATCGCCGAATCGATCCACGCAGCCTCGCCCCGCGTGCAGAAGCCGTTCGTTCGGCTCAACTGTGCGGCCCTCGCCGAGTCGCTCCTCGAGAGCGAGCTTTTCGGCCACGAGCGTGGCGCATTCACCGGTGCGGTGGGCCGGCGCGACGGCCGCTTCAAGCAGGCCGACGGCGGCACGCTGTTCCTGGACGAGATCGGTGAGATTCCGCTGGGAACGCAGGTGAAGCTGCTGCGCTTCCTGCAGGAGCGCACCTTCGAGCGCGTCGGCGGCAACGAGACGCTGAAGGTCGACGTCCGCGTGATCTGCGCCACGAACCGGGATCTGCAAGAGGAGATCAAAAAGGGCCGCTTCCGCGAAGACCTTTTCTACCGCCTCAACGTGGTGACCATCAATTTGCCCCCGCTGCGCGATCGGCGGAGCGACATCCCGGCGCTGGCCAGCTTTTTCCTGCGCCGTTACGCGGCCGAGAACGGGCGCAACATCGAGGGCATCAGCGACGAAGCACTCGAGCGCCTGGCGAGCTACGCGTGGCCCGGCAACGTGCGCGAGCTGGAGAACGCGGTCGAGCGCGCCGTGGTGCTCTGCGAGGGCACGCAGATCGAGGCGCGGCACCTGCCGCCCACGTTGGTGCCGCAAACGCAGCGCGAAGGTGCACCGCCCATCCCGGGCTCCACGATCGCCGATCTGGAACGCTACGCGATCCTGAAGACGCTCGAGGCTTGCGGTGGCTCCACGTCGAAAGCCGCGATGCTGCTCGGCGTTTCCACGCGCAAGATCCAGTACAAGCTGCACGAGTACGGGACCTCGGGCACCTTGGGCCTACCCAACGCCACGCCGGCCAGCACGCGACGCGAGCGGGACTAGCGCGTCTTGGAGAACGCCCCCGTTCTCGCCGTTTCGAAGCTGGCCAAGACCTTTCGCAAGTCGTTCTCGTCGAAGACCATCGAGGCGGTGCGCGGGGTCTCGTTCGAGGTGGGGCGCGGGCAGGTCTACGGCTTTCTCGGGCCGAACGGCGCGGGCAAGAGCACGACGTTGAAGATGATCACGGGCCTCGTCGCCCCCACGTCGGGCGGTGCGGCGCTGTTCGGGGCTCCGTTCTCGCACGACAGCCTGCGAAGGGTCGGATTCCTCCCCGAGACCCCTTACGTGCACCCGCACTTGTCGCCGCGTGAGTTCGTCACGCTGTGCGCGCGCCTGAGCGACATGCGCGATCCGGCGGCTCGCGTGTCGAACGCACTGGCGCGCACCGGCGTGGGTGACGCCATCGATCGCCCCGCGCGCACGCTGTCCAAGGGCACGCTGCAACGGGTGGCCCTCGCCGCGGCGTTGGTGCACGCACCCGAGTTACTCATTCTGGACGAACCCATGAGCGGACTCGATCCGGCCGGTCGCAAACAGGTGCGCGATCTCGTGTTGGAGGAGAAGGCAAAGGGCAACTCCGTGCTGCTCTCGAGCCATGTGCTCAGCGATGTCGAGTTGCTCTGCGAGCGCGTGTGCATTCTGCGTGCGGGAACGGTGGCATTCGAGGGGCCGCTGGCCGGTGTGTTGAATGAAACGTTTCGAACCGAAATAACGCTAATTGAAAATCAGAAGACGGATATCATCATTGCCATTGGTGAGGCCGAGATCGCCGGCGTGCTCGAGCGAGCTCTCGCACGCGGCGCGCGTGTGGTGAGCGTGACGCCGAAGCGCGAAACGCTGGAAGAGCTCTTCGTTCGCCGCGCGTTGTGAAGACGGAACGTCGCCCGACAGGCCATCCGTCTTGCAGCGATGTTCTTCGAACCGAACGAAATTTTGCATTTTTGACGTATTGACGTCGCACGTCCCATCAATCTAAATAACGCAACAAGCAATCCCCTCCATCGAAATACGATTTCGATGGCATGGCGTCTTGGACCCGCAGCGTTGCTCATTGCCGCAGCGAGGGATTGCACCGATTTGGGTTTCAATCCACCACACACGTCTTCAGGTCGGTAGGTAGCCGCCCCGCGGACGAAGGAAATTCTCCATGTTGAGAGCGCAATTCATCGTCGCATTGCCGTTGCTGTTCGTGGCCGCCGCTTGCAGTTCGCAAGGGGGCGATGCGATGCAGGAACGAACCGGCAGCGTCAAACAACCGGAAGCATGGTCTCCGCGCGACAATCCATCTTTGTTCACCTCGAATTTGGAAAAACGTTTATCGAATCTTCCACGAATTGGTGAAGCAGCGAAAATACCTTGGGCCGGCAGCTATTGGCCTACGTTCAAAGATGGGATCAATTACCGCTGGGACGGGCCGAATTCCGATTCGCCGGCGAAGAAATACGAGCTGGCCTTCGGGCGCTCGGGGGTGGAAGACGCCGTCTCGCGGACATCGGGCGTCGATGCGCACGGGGGGCGCCGGAGCTGCACGAAGAGTTCACAATGCGATTACAACCAAGGCGAGGCATGCGCAAAGCGCACAGGCGAGAGCCGCGGGCGCTGCATTCCGACGTGGTTTGGCATCTGCCACGCGTGGGCGCCGGCCGCAATTCTGGTCCCCGAGCCCCAGCACGACGTGGTGAAGAACGGCGTGACCTTCCACGTGCCGGACATCAAGGCACTCGTTTCATTGGTTCACGAATCCGTGACAACGAAGTTCGTATCGCTGCGCTGCAATGCCGAAGAAGGCGACATGGATCCGGACGAATATGGCCGGCCCCGGTCCGATTGCCGAGATACCAATCCGGGTACTTTGCACATCCTCTTGGCGAACTATTTGGGCATTCGCAAACAGTCGTTCGTCGAAGATCGGACGTATGATTACCAAGTTTGGAATCAGCCTCTGCGCAACTTCAAGGTGCTCTCCACGGAGACGGTCACGAGCCAGGAGGCCAATGCGCTCGTGGTCGGTGATTCGGAGGATGCGTCGTCGGATTACTTGTTCAACCCGAAAGCCGTCACCTTCGTGCACGTGAAGACGGAAGTGACGTACATCACCGAGTCGGGCCCCGAGGAAGGCCACCTCGCCTCGAAGATCGACGAGTACACGCGCGGGTCGCGTTACGACTACGTGCTCGAGCTCGACGGCAATGGTGAGATCATCGGAGGAGAATGGGTCGGGCGCAGCAAGAGTGATCACCCTGATTTCCTGTGGCTACCCGTTCGGCAGAATGGGGGGACCGTCGCGGGCGGGGCGATTTCGGCGGCGGAGGTGAAGGAGTTGGCCGACCTGTCGGTCGCGCCGGAGTGATGCGCTAAAGGATCGTGCACGTGCGCGTGCACGAGAGACGGTCACGATCACGAGGACGAGCACGCGCTTGCGGGTAGTGCCGAGCTTGAGCTTACGCCGGCGCACACCCGTGCCCGTGTTCGTCCTCGTGATCGTGACACGTGATCGTGCACGCGCACGCGCTCGTGCACGTCTTTCAAGCTTTCAAAATACGCTCAAAACGAGACCTTCACGCCGAGCCCCGCCGCGCCCGGAGCCAACGACGGAACGAGCGATACCGGCCCGGGGATGGGTCGTTTCCGCACGATGACGGTCTGCGGCTCGAAGCGCGCGTTCGCCTCCACGATGCCCGCGACCGCGGTCACGAGGAAGGCGCTGTAGGCGAGGGTGTTGATGAATCCCCACGTCCGCGCCCGGTCGTAGTGCTCGCGCGCATCGGCGGTCTGCGTCGTTCCCGATGGATCGTTGTACGCATCCACGAAGGCGGCCTTCTCCGAATAGTAGAACGGAATCGCCAACGTCCCAGCCGCCAAGAAGAGCGTCTCGGCCCCGAAGAAGAACCAACCGAGCGCCTTGGAGCCATTTTGGAACTGGCCCGCGCCGAAGGGGACGAACGCCACGATGCGTGAGTGCTTGACCGTGATCTTCTCCTCGCTCGCCATGCGCTCCAAAAGCCGCATGCGCTCGAGTTGCCTCAGTTTGTCCTCTTCCTCCCGCACGCGCCGCTCCGCATCGCGCCGGGCCATCTCCCGGGCTTGCGCGTTCAAGCGCTCGCGAATGCGGCTCCGCGTGTCGCTGAAGGCGTCCAGAACCGCGGTGGGAAAGCTGAGAGGGTCCGGCTCGTACTGCGGGTTCTTGAACAGCACCTGCTCGAACAACCCCGCCGCCTCGTTCGGCCGCCGCTGGGCGATCTTCACCGCGCCCCAGTACATCAGCGCCTGCGTGACCAGGTTCGGATCCCGCAGGGTGCCCGTTTTTGGCGCCAGCATCGTGCGAAAGCGCGCGTCGGCCTCGTCGTACTGCCGCGCGAGGTAGGCGTTGCGGCCTTTTTCCAGGTCCGACTGCTCGTCCGCGCGCACGGCGGCGCCGGTCGTAAGACAGGCGGCAACCACCACGGCGGAAAAAAGCGGACGCATGGAACGCATGAAGGAGAGGCCCGGGATGTTAGTCCCTTACTCGTCCGTTGCGAGCCCGAACACCACTTCCGACTGTTGTCCGGCCGATAAAGTCACCGGCTCGGTGCGCCCCGAGGGCAGCTCCACGACGTGGACGGTGATCTTCGACACATTCATCGGCACGCGGCTCTGGATTCCGGCCCGGAGCATGACCGTCGGCTGCTCCTGAATCGTGTAGGATGCATGCACATCGCCTTGGACGACCAGGGACGCTGGCTTGATGGTCAGGGCCACCTCCAGCTCCTCGTTCCCCTCCCCCGCCACCACCACGCGCTGTTTGGGCTCACACGCGTCTTTCTTGCACGTGAACGTGAGCACGTGCCGCTGCGGGTCCACGGTCACGTGGCCGCCAACCTCGACCTCCGTCGGCGCCTCGCCGTCCACGGCCACCTGGATGCCGAACTGCGGCATGAAGCTGCGAAACACGATGTCGCGCGTCGGCACCTTGGCCGCGGTCGGACGTGAAGCGGAGGGCGGATTCACCACCGGCACCCTCCCCGACACCGCCGCCCGCACCACCGAGGACGAAGGCGCTGCGCCGGGCTCCGTCGCCATTGCGGACGGCGACGGCGTCTCCGAGAACGCGCTCGCCGAGGCCGACGGCGCCGGCACTTCGTCCACCACCACGGGCGCGCGGTAAGCCCGCACCGCGAAGAACGCGATGGCGCCACAGGCAAAGGCGCAGAGGACCACCGGCGCAAGACGCTTCATCAAGCGCCGTCGCTCTTCGGCGCGGTGCATCGTCGCGACGATGCGCAGAAGCGCCTGATCCTGCGGCGCATACGCGAGGGCCCGGTTGTAGTCCGCCGCCGCCGCAATCGCATCGCCGCGCTGGCGCGACGCCTTCGCGAGCGCGCACAGGCGCGGGACGATCGCCGCGTCGTGCTTCGCGCGGTACGCCTCGGGATCGGTCATCCAGGCGTCGAGGTCGCCGGACGCGCTCGTCACGTTCAGGCGGCGCAACTCGTCGCCCAGCGCCTCGCGCATCTGGCTGGCGTCTCCGAAGCGCTCCTCCACGTTTCGATGCAGCGCGCGATCGAGAAGCTGACTCCAAATTTTCCCCACCGTGGGGCGTTCGTGCTCGGCGCACGGGTAGATGCCCTCGAGCACGCGGCGGAGCACTTGCGCGGGGTTGCTCCCCTCGAAGGGGAGGTGCCCCACCAGGCATTCGTAGAGCAAGACGCCCGTGCCGAACACGTCGGCCCGGGCATCGACGTCGCCGCCCTCGATCTGCTCCGGCGCCATGTGCGCGGGGCTGCCGAGCACCTGACCGGTGGACGTCACGCCCTGGCTGTCGAGCAGCTTGGCGATGCCGAAGTCGGTCAACTTGACCTTCACGCCCTCGTTCGGACGCCCGTCCTCGCCCGAGAACTCGATGAGAACGTTCTCCGGCTTGATGTCGCGATGGATGACACCGGCGGCGTGCGCGTGCGCCAGCGCGGCGAGCAGCTCCTGCGCGATCTGCGCCCCCACCTCGGGCGGAAGCGCGCCGTACGCCTCGAGAACCTTGCGCAGCGACCGCCCGCGCACGAGCTCGTTGACGAGGTACTGCTCCTCTTCTTCCGGCGAGGAGACGTCGTACACTTCCACGATGTTCGGGTGGCGAAGCTTGGCCACGGCCTTCGCCTCGACGAAGAACCTGTGCGCAATCTCGACCGAGTCCCGGAGGTGTCGGTGAATGACTTTAATCGCGACGTCACGACAGAGTCGCGGATCGCGGGCACGGTAGACGGTGGCCATGCCGCCATGGCCAATCTCCTCGATCACCTCGTACTTGGTGATGTTGGGCATCCGCCCGCGCTGCGTGGCCTTCGTTGCCGGGCCCGTTACCGCCATCGCAGTGGAGTCTAGCTCATTATCCCTTCAAACCGAGTCGTTTCAGGCGACTTCGCAAGGTGCTTTCGCTCAGCCCGAGCGAGCGCGCCGCCCGCGACTGGTTGCCCTCGGCGCGCGCCAAGATCTGAACCAGAATTTCGCGCTCGATATCGTCGAAGGTCGTCCCCGTCTCGGGCACGCGCAACACGATGGTGTCGGCATCTCGCGCCATGGCGGCGCCCATGCTCGATACAGGCGCTGGCGACGAAGGCAGGGCAGACGGCAGGTTTCGAAGTGAACCGAGGTTCCGCACGCTGATCGGGCCCGTGCCAAGGCGCGATCCGCTCTCCGTCGAGCCCCACGGTGACGTGGCTGGCACCTGAGTTGGCAGGCCCAGCTCGTCCGCCTCCACCTCTTCTCCCGCGTGGTAGATGGCGATGCGCTCCATCAAGTTCGACAGCTCGCGTACATTGCCTGGCCACGTATGGCGCTCCAGCACGGCCCACGCAGCATCCGTCAGCCGTGGCAGCATTCGTCCCATGCGTCGTGCGGCCGCCTCGAGCATCGGAGCGCCGAGGCCGCGAACGTCCTCCGGTCGCTCCCGCAACGGTGGAATGTAAATGGGCGCCACCGCCAGCCGGTAATAAAGGTCGAGCCGAAAGATGCCGTCCTTGGCGTCCGCCAGCAGGTCGCGGTTCGTCGCTGCGATGATGCGCACGTCGATGGGACGCGGCTCGGTCGCCCCCACCGGCCAGATTTCGCGCGACTCCAGGGCACGCACGAGCATCGCTTGCAGCGCCAACGGGGCCTCGGCAATCTCGTCCAAGAAGAGCGTGCCACCATCCGCGAGTTCGAACAGACCGCGCCGTGGCGTCGCCATCGGTGGCAGAGAGCTGCTCGAACCCGAACCCGAACCCGGTGCGCGCGCATGACCGAATAGCTCGCTGGCCATCAGCTCTTGAGGAAGCGCGGCCAGATTCTGCGCGACGAAGCGCGCTCGC encodes:
- a CDS encoding protein kinase, encoding MAVTGPATKATQRGRMPNITKYEVIEEIGHGGMATVYRARDPRLCRDVAIKVIHRHLRDSVEIAHRFFVEAKAVAKLRHPNIVEVYDVSSPEEEEQYLVNELVRGRSLRKVLEAYGALPPEVGAQIAQELLAALAHAHAAGVIHRDIKPENVLIEFSGEDGRPNEGVKVKLTDFGIAKLLDSQGVTSTGQVLGSPAHMAPEQIEGGDVDARADVFGTGVLLYECLVGHLPFEGSNPAQVLRRVLEGIYPCAEHERPTVGKIWSQLLDRALHRNVEERFGDASQMREALGDELRRLNVTSASGDLDAWMTDPEAYRAKHDAAIVPRLCALAKASRQRGDAIAAAADYNRALAYAPQDQALLRIVATMHRAEERRRLMKRLAPVVLCAFACGAIAFFAVRAYRAPVVVDEVPAPSASASAFSETPSPSAMATEPGAAPSSSVVRAAVSGRVPVVNPPSASRPTAAKVPTRDIVFRSFMPQFGIQVAVDGEAPTEVEVGGHVTVDPQRHVLTFTCKKDACEPKQRVVVAGEGNEELEVALTIKPASLVVQGDVHASYTIQEQPTVMLRAGIQSRVPMNVSKITVHVVELPSGRTEPVTLSAGQQSEVVFGLATDE
- a CDS encoding ABC transporter ATP-binding protein; translation: MENAPVLAVSKLAKTFRKSFSSKTIEAVRGVSFEVGRGQVYGFLGPNGAGKSTTLKMITGLVAPTSGGAALFGAPFSHDSLRRVGFLPETPYVHPHLSPREFVTLCARLSDMRDPAARVSNALARTGVGDAIDRPARTLSKGTLQRVALAAALVHAPELLILDEPMSGLDPAGRKQVRDLVLEEKAKGNSVLLSSHVLSDVELLCERVCILRAGTVAFEGPLAGVLNETFRTEITLIENQKTDIIIAIGEAEIAGVLERALARGARVVSVTPKRETLEELFVRRAL
- a CDS encoding ribosome maturation factor RimP, producing MDSNTNTTPSYDRERLKAVILPIVSAHGAELVDIELKTEQAGWVLRVYVEKLGSAESHASTRDAAVNLELCAHIARDLSPALDVADPIPHRYNLEVSSPGVERPLRDERDFARFAGEKARLKLKSATPEGQKVITGILGEPKEGVIPVEDGSRTYEVSLENIAAARLVFEFGPAPKPGSASSANKRGATKKPGKPAKHPSR
- a CDS encoding sigma-54 dependent transcriptional regulator: MENSSDDRSSSPVVGTPPGGTPAAANRTTRHRAQNARGRILIVDDEANARAALSEILHEEGYATETAADGFKALGKLEEFSPDVILTDLKMPGLDGITFMDKARAAAPGAVFVVMTAFGTISSAVAAVKKGADNYLTKPLEFESLSAIVERAMEKARLLQEARQLRDRLRERNAFGLIVSDDPKMHEILELVAQVGPSRASVLIMGESGTGKELIAESIHAASPRVQKPFVRLNCAALAESLLESELFGHERGAFTGAVGRRDGRFKQADGGTLFLDEIGEIPLGTQVKLLRFLQERTFERVGGNETLKVDVRVICATNRDLQEEIKKGRFREDLFYRLNVVTINLPPLRDRRSDIPALASFFLRRYAAENGRNIEGISDEALERLASYAWPGNVRELENAVERAVVLCEGTQIEARHLPPTLVPQTQREGAPPIPGSTIADLERYAILKTLEACGGSTSKAAMLLGVSTRKIQYKLHEYGTSGTLGLPNATPASTRRERD
- the nusA gene encoding transcription termination factor NusA, coding for MALNQQNPAQPDLNLLQAIDMVAKDKGIDKTRLIKTVEEAILKAAQSAFGPTRELEARFNEDSGQVDLFQYMTVVEDVADEDREIAVEDAQRLGLEAELGEELGFQIFWHPSDAKKAAEQDKEFGDLLNVKQARTAFGRIAAQTAKQVLIQRVRDEERDLIFNEYKDRKGELIKGVVRRFEKGNNIIVDLGRTEGILPFREQTPRETYRPGDRIVAYVKDIDREARGPQVILSRSDPKLVEKLFEAEVPEIYEGIVRIVACAREPGARSKIAVTSRDADVDPVGACVGMKGSRVQAVVQELRGEKIDIVPYDRDPARFVCAAIQPAEVNKVIVDEADGRMELVVPDEKLSLAIGRKGQNVRLAHHLTGWRLDIISESKFKQMEEEAISALQQLDMVTEPVARSMYRLGFRALEELAEATEQELAAIPGLGGEEGAARMREAAESTMERLRQGRISAALSRTEPLSERERFLFVRGVGERTSQLLEEAGYRSVEDVNKEDEDKLAIKTGLGIKKARVIKQGAEQFLQNEWKVIDSARKEAVKAAQDSKTVVAPASKATL
- a CDS encoding DUF448 domain-containing protein: MSKANPQQRGHGKAHGRTCVGCGEKDSPAAFVRLVLVEDHPGAAPKAEAGADTSRVLVDVGNSSFGRGAYVHARRSCLEKACKGGLSRSFKTRVVANAADIGSEIAAGSDRRLEGLLLAARRSGYLVLGADAVCELLEQRKDVVIVVARDTKTVVSRRPIAEAIAGGRAIAWGTKEGVGRLLGRDEVALVAVTSASIASELQAVFAQGDACRFSDDESEHRAVAGLGRVSAAVSEGR